A stretch of the Panthera uncia isolate 11264 chromosome D1, Puncia_PCG_1.0, whole genome shotgun sequence genome encodes the following:
- the PUS3 gene encoding tRNA pseudouridine(38/39) synthase: MAESDIDRTQTVKLLKRVQELEQEVQRLKNEQANNKDSTVRENSLGAGKAKRAFDFSAHGRRHVALKIAYLGWGYQGFASQENTNNTIEEKLFEALTKTRLVESRQTSNYHRCGRTDKGVSAFGQVISLDLRSHFPKDRASEDCNLKDEVSDAAKEIRYTHILNRVLPPDIRVLAWAPVEPSFSARFSCLERTYRYFFPRADLDIVAMNDAAQKYVGTHDFRNLCKMDVANGVINFQRTILSAQVQLVGQSLDKERWQEPFQLCQFEVIGQAFLYHQVRCMMAILFLIGQGMEKPEIIDELLNIEKNPQKPQYSMAVEFPLVLYDCKFENIKWIYDREVQEFNVTHLQQLWANHAVKTHMLYSMLQGLDCVAVPCGTGPEMDGMIEWRNVKPSVIKQTSAFVEGVKMRTYKPLMDRPKCQGLESRIQHFVRRGRIEHPHSFLEEETKAKRDCHDIMEEENTLLEKPTKRVCVDTEIKSIS; the protein is encoded by the exons ATGGCTGAAAGTGACATAGACAGAACCCAAACTGTCAAACTCCTAAAAAGAGTACAGGAACTGGAGCAGGAGGTACAGAGACTTAAAAACGAACAGGCCAACAACAAAGACTCAACCGTGAGAGAAAATTCTTTAGGAGCTGGAAAAGCTAAGCGTGCATTTGATTTCAGTGCTCATGGTCGAAGACATGTAGCTCTAAAGATAGCCTATTTGGGCTGGGGATACCAAGGCTTTGCCAGTCAGGAAAACACAAACAATACAATTGAAGAGAAACTGTTTGAGGCTCTAACCAAGACTCGACTAGTAGAAAGCAGACAGACATCCAACTATCACCGCTGTGGGCGAACAGACAAAGGAGTCAGTGCCTTTGGACAG GTGATTTCTCTTGACCTTCGTTCTCACTTTCCGAAGGACAGGGCTTCAGAGGATTGTAATTTAAAAGATGAAGTCAGTGATGCTGCTAAAGAGATCCGCTATACCCACATTCTCAATCGGGTACTCCCTCCAGACATCCGTGTACTGGCCTGGGCCCCTGTGGAACCTAGCTTCAGTGCTAGGTTCAGCTGTCTTGAGCGGACTTACCGCTATTTTTTCCCTCGTGCTGATTTAGACATTGTGGCCATGAACGATGCAGCTCAGAAGTATGTTGGCACACATGATTTTAGGAACTTATGTAAAATGGATGTAGCCAACGGAGTGATCAATTTTCAGAGGACTATTCTGTCTGCTCAAGTACAGCTAGTGGGCCAGAGCCTGGATAAGGAGAGATGGCAAGAACCTTTCCAGTTATGTCAGTTTGAAGTGATTGGCCAGGCATTCCTTTATCATCAAGTCCGCTGTATGATGGCTATCCTTTTTCTGATTGGCCAAGGAATGGAGAAGCCAGAGATTATTGATGAGCTGCTGAACATAGAGAAAAATCCCCAGAAACCTCAGTACAG TATGGCTGTAGAATTTCCTCTAGTCTTGTATGACTGTAAGTTTGAAAATATCAAGTGGATTTATGACCGAGAGGTTCAGGAGTTCAATGTTACCCACCTACAACAACTATGGGCTAATCATGCTGTGAAAACTCACATGTTGTATAGCATGCTACAAGGACTGGACTGTGTTGCAGTACCCTGTGGGACAG GACCAGAGATGGATGGAATGATAGAATGGAGAAATGTTAAGCCCTCTGTCATAAAGCAGACCAGTGCCTTTGTAGAAGGAGTGAAAATGCGCACATATAAACCACTAATGGATCGTCCTAAATGCCAAGGATTAGAATCCCGGATCCAGCATTTTGTACGTAGGGGACGTATCGAGCACCCACATTCATTCcttgaggaagaaacaaaagccaaaagggACTGTCATGATATAATGGAGGAAGAAAATACTCTTTTGGAGA